The following proteins are co-located in the Xanthocytophaga agilis genome:
- a CDS encoding lanthionine synthetase LanC family protein, whose amino-acid sequence MQAPLVERMASELTSLSLIPDSDLSTADTWLWHIWQQELELDLLQDIIHTEDWRPASQLIPLLTGCQTLYQYQLHKKETIRKTLLDFELQLYQEVMQRIQEQKLGYCQGSTAILHYFLSNQTSTPHIKEMQHRLLSQLCRHWLPIGSEPVTDLTLESGYAGYILLLVRLLMKSQASPALTQHQGTLMKIIDQYIYYLYAHQLDINTMQNQNALFPVQVSDSEWVTSDTLSWSAGDLIQILVLYEVGQLQKRRELIKWADRLAGFILSQRMHMQKQSDSLCMGLTDGIAGLVLFYRHLHSLTQQERFFKEGSFWLGELWQRYIREQSNEDNSLLTGNLGVYAAIRQWTMGNLNTSLLFL is encoded by the coding sequence ATGCAAGCACCATTAGTAGAGAGAATGGCTTCAGAATTGACAAGTCTGAGCCTGATTCCTGACTCAGATTTATCGACGGCAGATACCTGGTTATGGCATATCTGGCAACAGGAACTCGAACTTGATCTGTTGCAGGATATTATTCATACGGAAGACTGGAGACCCGCATCACAGTTGATTCCTCTTCTGACAGGATGCCAGACATTGTATCAATACCAGTTACACAAAAAAGAAACTATTCGAAAAACGTTACTGGATTTTGAGCTACAGCTTTACCAGGAGGTAATGCAACGAATTCAGGAGCAGAAGCTTGGATATTGCCAGGGAAGTACGGCTATTTTGCACTATTTTCTGAGTAACCAAACATCGACACCACATATAAAGGAAATGCAGCATCGTTTGCTTTCCCAGTTATGCCGTCATTGGTTACCCATTGGGAGTGAGCCGGTTACTGACCTAACTCTTGAAAGTGGGTATGCTGGATATATATTACTTCTGGTACGTTTACTGATGAAGTCACAAGCTTCACCCGCTTTGACACAGCATCAGGGTACGTTGATGAAGATAATTGACCAGTATATATATTATCTGTATGCTCATCAGCTGGATATAAATACCATGCAGAATCAGAATGCTCTTTTTCCTGTCCAAGTAAGTGACTCAGAATGGGTGACTTCTGATACACTAAGCTGGTCTGCTGGCGATCTGATACAAATATTGGTTTTGTATGAGGTAGGACAGCTCCAGAAAAGAAGAGAGTTAATAAAATGGGCTGATCGGTTGGCTGGATTTATACTCAGTCAACGGATGCATATGCAAAAGCAATCCGATTCTCTGTGTATGGGTTTAACTGATGGCATAGCCGGATTAGTGTTATTTTATCGACACTTACATTCACTTACACAGCAGGAGCGATTTTTTAAAGAAGGAAGTTTCTGGTTAGGAGAGCTTTGGCAGCGGTATATACGTGAGCAAAGCAATGAAGATAATTCTTTGCTTACAGGAAATTTAGGTGTATATGCTGCAATCAGACAGTGGACAATGGGTAATTTAAATACTAGTCTATTGTTTCTATAG
- a CDS encoding histidine kinase translates to MKQLQHWFQQHWKTVLIHASVWILYLLVNNFLLFINQLRQIELGQMFYTYALVAVLFYVNVYFVIIPCMHKRKYIKLMFYTVLLICAYVMIRYVLFTYVFPMLHIIDAYRKNYVMMEQFLPDSIWIACQYILFSYGYWFALRSVQLEQHKRKIEQEFATLERERAQAELAFLRSQLNPHFLYNTLNFFFSDALQVSPRLADSIMALSTMLRNVTEIGKQSLVPIGQELDYIRNYIKIQCYRFGDQLQVHLDIEGEEYEDQHMIPPLLFISLVENIFKYGDVYDNSQPVHIRICLSETEISFYSGNPKKATPNYTQGGLGLKNIENQLRIIYKSDFSFEVTEENNIFYVNLNLPLLGN, encoded by the coding sequence ATGAAACAACTACAACACTGGTTCCAGCAACACTGGAAAACAGTCTTGATTCATGCCAGTGTATGGATACTATATCTTCTGGTCAATAATTTTTTATTATTCATAAATCAGTTGCGACAAATAGAACTGGGGCAGATGTTTTACACCTATGCTTTGGTTGCTGTTCTGTTTTATGTAAATGTTTATTTTGTTATAATTCCCTGTATGCATAAACGCAAGTATATAAAACTGATGTTTTATACTGTACTGCTGATATGTGCGTATGTTATGATTCGGTACGTTCTCTTTACGTATGTATTTCCAATGCTTCATATTATTGATGCATATCGAAAAAACTATGTAATGATGGAGCAATTTTTACCAGACTCTATCTGGATAGCTTGCCAATACATATTGTTTAGCTATGGCTATTGGTTTGCCTTGCGTTCTGTTCAACTGGAACAACACAAACGCAAAATTGAGCAGGAATTTGCCACACTGGAGCGGGAAAGAGCACAGGCAGAACTTGCCTTTCTCCGATCACAGTTAAACCCTCACTTTCTCTATAATACACTTAATTTCTTTTTTTCTGATGCACTTCAGGTATCTCCCAGACTAGCTGATTCCATCATGGCCTTATCTACCATGCTACGAAATGTAACCGAAATAGGCAAGCAGTCACTGGTCCCTATCGGACAGGAACTTGATTATATTCGGAACTATATCAAAATACAATGTTATCGGTTTGGCGACCAGCTTCAGGTGCATCTTGACATTGAAGGCGAAGAATACGAAGATCAACACATGATTCCACCCTTATTGTTTATCTCTCTTGTCGAAAATATTTTCAAGTATGGTGATGTATATGACAACTCTCAACCTGTCCATATCCGTATATGTCTATCGGAGACTGAGATCTCCTTTTATTCCGGAAATCCTAAAAAGGCAACACCCAATTATACACAGGGAGGGTTGGGATTGAAAAACATTGAGAATCAATTGAGAATCATATATAAGAGTGATTTTAGCTTTGAAGTAACCGAAGAAAACAATATATTCTATGTAAATTTAAATCTTCCACTACTTGGTAATTAG
- a CDS encoding LytTR family DNA-binding domain-containing protein encodes MINCLILDDEQAAINVLTKYIEETPYLKLVDGTTSVSKAIEMLSQQSIDLIFLDIQMPLLNGLQFIDLYGHQVKVILTTAYSEYALEGYDRNVIDYLLKPIPFNRFLKAAEKALNYFNRNNAVLTTQASQPDMDFILVKTEHKGKLRKINFNEIVYVEGLKNYVSIYTTQHERIVTYSGISDLEERLPSHLFARVHRSYIVTIRMITAIDGNEVLLKDAPRIPISGKFKDDLLLKLQKAILQNKSE; translated from the coding sequence ATGATCAATTGTCTGATTTTAGATGATGAGCAGGCCGCAATTAATGTACTGACCAAGTATATCGAGGAAACTCCCTATCTCAAACTAGTAGATGGTACTACCTCTGTTTCCAAAGCTATTGAGATGTTGAGCCAGCAATCTATTGACCTGATTTTTCTGGATATCCAGATGCCTTTATTGAATGGACTCCAGTTTATTGACTTATATGGTCATCAGGTCAAAGTAATACTGACAACTGCCTATAGTGAATATGCACTGGAAGGATATGATCGTAATGTCATTGATTATTTACTCAAACCTATCCCCTTTAACCGTTTCCTCAAAGCTGCAGAAAAAGCGTTAAATTATTTTAACCGGAATAATGCAGTACTGACAACACAGGCGTCTCAGCCAGATATGGATTTTATTCTGGTTAAAACAGAACATAAAGGCAAACTGCGAAAGATTAATTTCAACGAGATTGTTTATGTAGAGGGGTTGAAAAACTATGTTTCTATCTATACTACTCAACACGAACGGATTGTAACGTATAGTGGCATCAGTGATCTGGAAGAGCGATTACCATCTCATTTGTTTGCACGTGTACATCGATCCTATATTGTTACTATACGCATGATTACAGCTATTGATGGCAATGAAGTTTTGCTGAAAGATGCACCACGTATTCCCATATCAGGAAAATTTAAAGATGATCTTTTATTAAAACTCCAGAAAGCGATACTCCAAAACAAATCAGAATAG
- a CDS encoding lantibiotic dehydratase has protein sequence MTESLTNHGFLIFRSPLLPYHTLTQLTTEKIRAIYLNPVLQTALFIASPEMYIQCCAWLNDEVKSEKDRKKIELTLTKYLLRASYRCTPFGLFAGLSLVHMDHHTSIEYTPATEWHRHTRLDMDFIHVLSLHIATLPAIQDVITYYPNNTIYQIGEKIRYVIYEIHQNMRDHHLVDVDASLYLIQLLDYARKGATRQQLIFILQNQGIEKVPSADFVDQMIENQLLISELETTITGEAYTSRLVRILQKYSEGQPIAATLEKLLLSIKQTDKQDFHTLIESYKNLSIHIAQFGLPFDTTKLFQVDVYKSSITNTLNTLVAEQLQKAIYLLSTIQSVNEPVHLVKFREAFRDRYENQSIPLLQALDIETGIGYPIREIGAHDFVPLLENIMLPATTTATQSIEWSPWQQFLFDNYTNALRHHQEVIYLSEKDLKPFMQEYSPALPASLYSIGYLLAQSANAIDQGDFTIYHQATTGPSAANLLGRFCYMSDELTQHVRQITQEEEKLHPEAVFAEIVHLNQARVGNIAVRPHLRNYEIPIVTPTGTDSEHTILLEDLDIFLRNNRLVLYSRRLQKEVIPRLSTAHLYSANTISAYHFLCDLQLQQLQRGISWDWGVVKHADYLPRVQYDKVILSKAQWRLNKSVLDQIKILSGYALKEYIQQLRESKHIPQHITIKQADALLPLDLQNDLCLELLQQHITQIETPLLVEENLLTQDNVWVEGPDGKFTHEFILPIQYPVSVNSIPNTPPATTITRSFPPGSEWTYVKIYCGINTADELLLTVIKPLSEELLEGKLIDKWFFIRYADPNFHLRIRFHEIQAGTGQILQKLYTYLQPYLSSNLIFNIQTDTYQRELERYGDSSIEESETLFYHDSIATLALLDTLAVDPEPDEIRWQAALWGTDQWLTDFGLYLQEKQKLLFNLQTSFKNEFNLHTSSSRKSLGEKYRLEKNYIRTLLETTPDQKHSLFPIADIWKNRSEMTRETISQLKPHFSSQHWESLVGSHIHMFLNRVFRSQPRKQEMVIYDFLYQYYHSKLMQESKIRTTNQI, from the coding sequence ATGACCGAAAGTTTAACCAATCATGGTTTCCTGATTTTTCGATCTCCCCTACTACCTTACCATACCCTAACTCAACTAACAACCGAAAAGATTCGGGCTATTTATTTGAATCCGGTTTTACAAACGGCTTTATTCATTGCATCACCAGAAATGTATATTCAATGCTGTGCATGGCTGAATGATGAAGTAAAAAGTGAAAAAGACAGGAAAAAAATTGAGTTAACGCTAACAAAATATTTGCTCCGTGCTTCCTATCGTTGTACTCCTTTTGGGTTGTTTGCAGGGTTATCACTGGTGCATATGGATCACCATACAAGCATAGAATACACTCCGGCAACAGAATGGCATAGACATACCCGACTTGACATGGATTTTATACATGTCCTGTCTCTGCATATTGCTACCCTGCCAGCTATACAAGATGTAATTACCTACTATCCAAATAATACTATCTATCAGATTGGCGAAAAAATACGATATGTAATCTACGAGATCCACCAAAATATGCGGGATCATCACCTGGTGGATGTAGATGCATCTCTTTATCTGATACAATTACTGGATTATGCAAGGAAAGGAGCTACCCGTCAGCAACTAATCTTTATCTTACAAAATCAGGGAATAGAAAAGGTACCTTCAGCTGACTTTGTCGACCAAATGATAGAGAATCAATTACTGATAAGCGAACTAGAGACTACTATTACAGGAGAAGCTTATACAAGTCGTCTGGTCAGGATATTACAAAAATACAGTGAGGGACAACCCATAGCTGCTACTCTGGAAAAGCTATTGCTTAGCATAAAACAAACTGACAAACAAGATTTTCATACACTAATAGAAAGTTACAAAAACCTCTCTATTCATATAGCCCAGTTTGGATTGCCATTTGATACAACAAAACTCTTTCAGGTAGATGTCTATAAATCCTCTATTACTAACACACTCAATACTCTTGTAGCAGAACAACTACAAAAGGCAATTTATCTATTAAGTACCATACAGTCTGTAAATGAGCCTGTTCATCTTGTTAAATTTAGAGAAGCATTCAGAGATCGTTATGAGAATCAGTCAATACCATTATTACAGGCTCTGGATATTGAAACAGGTATAGGCTATCCTATTCGTGAAATCGGGGCACATGATTTTGTACCTCTTCTGGAAAATATTATGTTGCCTGCTACTACGACAGCCACACAATCCATTGAGTGGTCTCCCTGGCAGCAATTTCTATTCGATAATTACACCAACGCACTTCGTCATCACCAAGAAGTAATTTACCTCAGTGAAAAAGATCTGAAACCGTTTATGCAAGAGTACTCTCCTGCATTGCCAGCCTCTCTCTATTCAATAGGATACCTCCTGGCTCAATCTGCCAATGCTATCGATCAGGGAGACTTTACCATCTATCACCAAGCAACAACGGGTCCTTCGGCTGCAAATCTGTTAGGTCGATTCTGTTATATGAGTGATGAACTGACACAACATGTTAGACAAATTACACAGGAGGAGGAGAAACTCCATCCAGAAGCTGTTTTTGCAGAGATAGTCCATCTGAATCAGGCTCGGGTAGGTAATATTGCTGTTCGCCCACATCTTCGCAACTACGAAATTCCTATAGTAACACCTACAGGTACAGACAGTGAACATACAATTTTACTGGAAGACCTGGATATTTTTCTTCGCAATAACAGACTTGTTTTATATTCAAGAAGGTTGCAAAAAGAAGTCATTCCTCGTTTGAGTACAGCTCATCTATATTCAGCCAATACTATTTCAGCGTATCATTTCCTGTGTGACCTTCAGTTACAACAGCTACAGCGAGGGATAAGCTGGGATTGGGGAGTTGTAAAACATGCAGATTATCTGCCACGTGTACAATATGACAAAGTAATACTTAGTAAAGCCCAGTGGCGTCTGAACAAATCGGTTTTGGATCAAATTAAAATCCTCTCCGGTTATGCGCTCAAAGAATACATTCAACAACTTCGAGAATCAAAACATATTCCTCAACACATTACTATTAAACAGGCTGATGCACTTTTGCCACTTGATCTGCAAAATGATCTATGTCTGGAACTTTTGCAACAACATATAACTCAGATAGAGACTCCCCTTTTAGTGGAAGAGAACTTGCTTACACAAGACAATGTATGGGTAGAAGGTCCGGATGGAAAGTTTACACATGAATTTATTTTACCAATTCAGTATCCTGTATCAGTAAATTCAATCCCAAATACACCTCCAGCAACTACCATCACACGAAGTTTTCCTCCTGGTTCCGAATGGACATATGTCAAGATATATTGTGGAATCAATACAGCCGATGAACTATTGCTTACAGTTATTAAGCCTCTGTCAGAAGAGCTCCTAGAAGGAAAGTTGATTGATAAATGGTTCTTTATCCGCTATGCAGATCCAAACTTTCATCTGAGGATTCGTTTTCATGAAATACAAGCAGGAACAGGGCAGATCCTTCAAAAATTATATACCTATCTACAACCTTATTTAAGTAGTAATCTGATTTTCAATATACAGACAGATACATATCAACGGGAATTGGAGCGATATGGAGACTCATCTATAGAAGAAAGTGAAACTTTATTCTACCATGATAGCATAGCCACACTCGCATTGCTGGACACACTAGCAGTAGATCCGGAACCAGATGAAATTCGATGGCAGGCTGCACTCTGGGGAACAGACCAATGGCTTACAGATTTTGGATTGTATCTTCAAGAGAAACAGAAACTACTTTTTAACTTACAAACAAGCTTTAAGAACGAATTTAATCTGCATACATCATCTTCCAGAAAATCGTTGGGAGAGAAGTACAGACTAGAAAAAAACTACATACGAACTCTACTGGAAACTACACCAGATCAGAAACATTCCCTATTTCCCATTGCAGATATATGGAAAAACAGAAGTGAAATGACAAGAGAAACTATCAGCCAGTTAAAACCACATTTTTCATCCCAACATTGGGAAAGCCTGGTAGGAAGCCATATTCATATGTTTCTGAATCGTGTATTTCGTTCACAACCCCGAAAGCAGGAAATGGTTATTTATGATTTTCTATATCAATACTATCATTCCAAACTTATGCAGGAGAGTAAGATACGAACAACCAATCAGATCTAA
- a CDS encoding thiol-disulfide oxidoreductase DCC family protein yields the protein MKAIIVFDGDCVFCNKYVQFVLNRDEQAYFNFASLRSEIGERLLEVARIGCSDGLVLFEEDRKYVGSEAALRICRHLQGGWPILFGLIYLPRWIRDGIYRWFARQRYLQGENINCLILTPGERARFIE from the coding sequence ATGAAAGCAATTATTGTATTTGATGGAGACTGTGTCTTCTGTAACAAATATGTTCAGTTTGTTCTGAATCGGGACGAACAGGCTTATTTTAATTTTGCCTCTTTACGATCTGAAATAGGAGAGAGGTTGCTGGAAGTAGCTCGTATTGGCTGTAGTGATGGCTTGGTCCTATTTGAAGAGGATCGAAAGTATGTTGGGTCTGAAGCTGCACTCAGAATATGTCGTCACCTGCAAGGTGGATGGCCGATATTGTTTGGATTAATCTATCTGCCACGCTGGATTCGGGATGGGATTTACAGATGGTTTGCACGTCAACGTTATTTACAGGGAGAAAATATTAATTGCCTTATCTTGACTCCTGGTGAAAGAGCTCGTTTTATTGAATAA
- a CDS encoding SRPBCC domain-containing protein: MQSVTKSEIHKSMRINATTSKVWQVLTQPEWIRKWILDTEVEVISNWKTGKPIVIRGYLHDEYFENKGIILQAEQERILQYTHLSSLSKLPDTPESYTIIQFELIASDDRTELYLTLTNFPTETIYWHLEFYWNVTLGLLKKLCEE, encoded by the coding sequence ATGCAATCTGTAACCAAATCTGAAATCCATAAATCAATGAGAATCAATGCTACTACCTCAAAGGTCTGGCAAGTACTTACACAACCAGAATGGATTCGAAAATGGATATTGGATACAGAAGTTGAGGTTATTTCCAATTGGAAAACAGGCAAGCCAATTGTAATCAGGGGATATTTACATGACGAATACTTTGAAAACAAAGGGATAATCTTGCAGGCCGAACAAGAACGTATTCTTCAATATACTCATCTGAGTTCACTTTCCAAGCTTCCAGATACTCCTGAAAGTTACACTATTATTCAATTTGAGTTAATAGCCTCAGACGATCGAACAGAATTATATCTGACACTAACTAATTTTCCAACAGAAACTATTTACTGGCATCTCGAATTTTACTGGAATGTAACTCTTGGCTTATTAAAGAAGCTATGCGAAGAATAA
- a CDS encoding low specificity L-threonine aldolase: MYSFKNDYSEGCHPAILQALMESNGEQHSGYGFDMYSQQAADLIREKLESPSAAVHFISGGTQANLTVIASILRPYESVIAVETGHILVHETGAIEATGHKIEAVQSTDGKLRSSDIIAVLDKFEEIHKPIPRLVYISHPTEIGTHYRREELIALSQCCRENGLYLFIDGARLASGLCASDITFPDLARYTDVFYIGGTKSGALLGEAIVINNPVLQQNFIYNLKQRGALLAKGRLLGIQFKVLFSNDLFLEIGNHMNQMAAKLANAFQELGYSFLTNSQTNQIFPILPISVIEKLQKKYDFYIWQKMNSRESAIRLVTSWATKEAMINQFIEDLYIASEVEKKEVCEVR, encoded by the coding sequence ATGTATAGTTTCAAAAATGATTACAGTGAAGGGTGCCACCCAGCCATTCTACAGGCATTGATGGAAAGTAATGGAGAGCAGCATAGTGGATACGGTTTTGATATGTATTCTCAGCAGGCTGCTGATTTGATTCGTGAAAAGCTCGAAAGTCCGTCTGCTGCTGTTCATTTTATTTCTGGAGGCACGCAGGCTAACCTGACGGTTATTGCTTCTATACTGCGACCATACGAATCGGTAATTGCTGTAGAAACCGGACACATTCTGGTACATGAGACTGGGGCTATCGAAGCTACAGGTCACAAGATTGAAGCCGTACAAAGCACAGATGGAAAACTAAGATCTTCAGATATTATTGCTGTGCTGGATAAGTTTGAGGAAATTCATAAGCCGATTCCCCGGTTGGTGTATATTTCACATCCTACTGAGATTGGAACACACTATAGAAGAGAAGAATTAATTGCATTATCTCAATGCTGCCGTGAAAATGGTTTATATCTGTTCATTGATGGAGCTCGGCTTGCTTCCGGTCTTTGTGCCAGTGATATTACTTTCCCGGATCTGGCAAGATATACAGATGTATTTTATATTGGAGGTACCAAAAGTGGTGCATTGCTAGGTGAAGCTATTGTGATCAATAATCCTGTATTACAGCAAAACTTTATCTATAATCTTAAACAGCGGGGAGCATTGCTTGCAAAGGGAAGATTATTGGGTATTCAGTTTAAGGTTTTATTCAGCAATGATCTGTTTTTAGAGATTGGAAACCATATGAATCAGATGGCTGCTAAACTGGCTAATGCTTTTCAAGAACTAGGTTATTCCTTTCTGACAAATTCACAAACCAATCAGATTTTTCCAATACTTCCTATTTCAGTAATAGAGAAGCTACAGAAAAAATACGACTTCTATATCTGGCAAAAAATGAATAGCCGGGAGTCTGCCATTCGTTTGGTGACCAGCTGGGCTACAAAAGAGGCTATGATTAATCAGTTTATTGAAGATTTATATATAGCCAGCGAAGTTGAGAAAAAAGAAGTTTGTGAAGTACGATGA
- a CDS encoding LysR family transcriptional regulator gives MDIQQITSFLTLADELHFWRASFKLNITQSALSRQIQSLESELNLALFTRSKRKVELTAAGKFLYQQWEPLLQQLTYSTRYAQKIHRGEYGSLTINHPGSISHNLLPDLLAHISELYPDVKVELVQLKYTQEEEFLKAFKIDLAYSRYEHKSDFIESKLVWKENFGFAVPINHPIQSAEDLTSDLLKQQRFVLPTLQHGYVFPETIFSIFNHYQINPVISYESDFGSTVLSLVAKGLGIAILPFSFAQQAPPNIRFIKIPFEIPLYLYWRKNEDNPLVINILKLT, from the coding sequence ATGGATATTCAACAAATTACCTCTTTTCTCACTTTAGCAGACGAATTACATTTCTGGCGGGCATCCTTTAAACTAAATATTACCCAGTCAGCTTTGAGCAGGCAAATACAATCACTTGAAAGTGAGCTCAATCTAGCATTATTCACCCGTAGTAAACGAAAGGTGGAGCTTACGGCAGCTGGAAAGTTCCTTTACCAGCAATGGGAGCCTCTTCTGCAACAACTAACGTATAGTACCCGTTATGCACAAAAAATTCACCGGGGTGAATATGGATCACTTACCATTAATCATCCCGGATCAATCAGCCACAATCTGTTGCCAGACTTACTAGCCCACATCTCTGAGCTTTATCCGGATGTAAAAGTGGAACTAGTGCAATTGAAGTACACTCAGGAGGAGGAATTTTTGAAAGCATTCAAAATTGATCTTGCTTACAGCCGATATGAGCACAAATCTGATTTTATTGAATCAAAACTGGTCTGGAAAGAAAACTTTGGATTTGCAGTTCCTATAAATCATCCTATTCAATCCGCAGAAGATCTGACTTCAGATCTTCTGAAACAACAACGGTTCGTACTTCCAACATTACAACATGGGTATGTTTTTCCGGAAACAATTTTTAGCATTTTTAACCATTACCAGATCAACCCCGTCATCTCCTATGAATCTGATTTTGGGTCAACTGTATTATCTCTGGTAGCGAAAGGACTGGGTATTGCTATTCTTCCTTTCTCATTTGCTCAGCAGGCTCCCCCTAATATCCGATTCATCAAAATTCCTTTTGAGATTCCGTTGTATCTATACTGGCGTAAAAACGAAGATAACCCACTTGTTATCAACATTTTGAAACTCACATAG
- a CDS encoding PRC-barrel domain-containing protein → MAIGTYEADNRTGINHEGADANIPVQRLTATSIIGDKVINRADEDLGNIQNLMINIQTGKIEYVVLESGSFLGIGGKLFAIPYNELILDGPRRCFVLDRTKEYVKNSPGFDKDHWPDTNSDTAYYAEVNQYWVYR, encoded by the coding sequence ATGGCTATAGGAACTTATGAAGCTGATAACCGAACAGGCATCAATCATGAAGGAGCAGATGCCAACATTCCGGTACAACGTCTCACCGCGACTTCTATTATAGGTGACAAAGTGATTAACCGGGCAGATGAAGACCTGGGAAACATCCAAAATCTGATGATCAACATCCAGACAGGAAAGATTGAATATGTAGTACTGGAATCTGGATCATTCTTAGGTATTGGAGGTAAACTGTTTGCCATTCCTTACAATGAACTGATTCTGGATGGCCCTCGTAGGTGTTTTGTTCTGGACAGAACCAAAGAGTATGTAAAGAACTCTCCTGGGTTTGATAAAGACCATTGGCCTGACACCAACAGCGATACAGCCTACTATGCGGAGGTGAATCAGTATTGGGTGTATAGGTAA
- a CDS encoding PAS domain-containing sensor histidine kinase yields the protein MDLSTARPHFQEALCRNEKKYRYPLERSYVVILLVDRELNITYVYDSVTSILKIKPAELLGRNLFEALNIVEHRRLSYLLDTLVQPGSTASSLREELSIETEEGTMHFDAAITNLLEDPVIAGFAFYLHNITDRKRSEEQLSRLNFELDSFVYKASHDMRAPLVNILGLIDIAQRDFPIQAMQYMDMMKRSVLRLDKFIFDLTQYSRNDRTKVESEKIDMSLLIMEAMEGQKFLPQFSSIDFEIDIRQDHPIYSDISRLRIILNNLLSNSIKYHDLRKEDPYIRISIWENPKTKEFVIQVKDNGIGIMEHYTDRVFDMFFRASDMAEGSGLGLYLVKKVVEKLKGKIDLKTREREGTMLTITLPNTR from the coding sequence ATGGATTTGTCAACTGCTCGGCCTCATTTTCAGGAAGCACTTTGTCGCAACGAAAAAAAATACCGGTATCCATTAGAGCGATCCTATGTAGTTATTTTGCTAGTCGACAGAGAACTCAATATTACGTATGTCTATGACTCTGTAACATCCATTTTAAAAATAAAGCCTGCGGAACTATTGGGAAGAAATCTGTTTGAAGCCTTGAACATTGTAGAACATCGGCGATTGAGCTACCTGTTGGATACACTGGTGCAACCCGGAAGTACAGCGTCCTCTCTTAGAGAGGAACTCTCTATTGAAACAGAGGAAGGTACTATGCACTTTGATGCCGCGATTACCAATTTACTGGAAGATCCTGTTATCGCAGGCTTTGCCTTTTATCTACACAATATTACAGACCGCAAAAGATCAGAAGAACAACTCAGTCGTCTTAATTTTGAACTGGATAGCTTTGTATATAAAGCATCTCATGATATGAGAGCCCCACTTGTTAACATTCTGGGACTGATAGACATTGCACAACGGGACTTTCCGATACAGGCTATGCAATACATGGATATGATGAAACGTAGCGTACTACGTCTGGACAAATTTATCTTTGATCTGACACAGTACTCGCGCAACGACCGCACAAAGGTTGAGTCGGAAAAGATAGATATGTCGCTGTTAATAATGGAAGCAATGGAGGGACAGAAGTTTTTGCCTCAGTTCTCTTCTATTGATTTTGAGATAGACATCCGCCAGGATCATCCTATATATTCAGATATATCCCGGTTGCGTATCATTCTCAACAATCTACTCTCCAATTCCATCAAATACCATGATCTGCGCAAAGAAGATCCTTATATCCGAATCTCGATATGGGAAAATCCCAAAACAAAGGAGTTTGTTATTCAGGTGAAAGACAATGGCATTGGGATTATGGAGCATTACACTGACAGGGTATTTGACATGTTTTTTCGTGCTTCAGATATGGCAGAAGGTTCTGGTTTAGGATTGTATCTGGTTAAGAAGGTAGTAGAGAAGCTTAAGGGAAAAATTGATCTTAAAACAAGAGAAAGAGAAGGAACCATGCTGACCATTACATTACCTAATACCCGATAG